A genomic region of Nymphaea colorata isolate Beijing-Zhang1983 chromosome 2, ASM883128v2, whole genome shotgun sequence contains the following coding sequences:
- the LOC116248649 gene encoding DNA (cytosine-5)-methyltransferase DRM2-like, with product MTIIDCEESIPSESGEEDGEEVSSLSWQSRKAQDIERNGEGDTRGPSSSCSGLKRHFLDMGFAENMVEKAIKQNENGDADTVLETLLAYSALDDSSLRIYSPHDPWSPDDEYDISDDEQSDAKVDTKNKGHEDDKRGLENSFGIDKTRLQLVEMGFPIDEVTLAISRCGENASIWELADSIYASQTDKATADYHPTYGSSSTCEQWGEEERSCDSMDSGLSRSWGKRKGFDNSTRNKDSTIHRSASYMKRQRVCYARKSFNDDEETVPSNFWVPAKTMVGFGLPNNPIIMSRKLPDAAIGPPYFYYENVALTPKGVWETISRFLYDIKPEFVDSKHFSAAARKRGYIHNLPIDNRFQLQPIPPLTIQEALPYTKKWWPSWDPRQKLNCIQTCTASAKLTERLRNILAASDGPPSYFDQQKVLEQCRKWNLVWVGLHKLAPLEPDEIEPLLGFPKYHTRGGGVSRTERLKALGNSFQVDTVAYHLSVLKRMFPNGLNVLSLFSGIGGAEVALHRLGIQLKNVVSIEKSEISRNILKNWWYETGQKGKLVEIADIEQLTNDKLATMMRTLGGFDLIVGGSPCNNLTGSNRVSRHGLEGTHSALFFDYFRILDAVLCIMSKKK from the exons ATG ACAATCATTGACTGCGAAGAGAGTATTCCGTCTGAATCAGGtgaagaagatggagaagaagTTTCCAGTCTCAGTTGGCAGTCCCGTAAG GCTCaagatattgaaagaaatgGCGAGGGAGATACCAGAGGCCCGAGTTCATCTTGTTCCGGGCTGAAACGCCATTTTTTGGACATGGGTTTTGCAGAGAATATGGTGGAAAAAGCCATAAAACAAAACG AGAATGGGGATGCTGATACAGTTCTGGAGACACTACTCGCATACTCT GCACTTGATGACTCCTCTCTTCGTATTTATTCTCCTCATGATCCGTGGAGTCCTGATGATGAATATGATATATCAGATGATGAACAAAGCGATGCTAAAGTTGATACTAAAAATAAG GGACATGAAGATGATAAGCGCGGTTTGGAAAACTCATTTGGGATTGACAAGACAAGGTTGCAATTGGTGGAGATGGGCTTTCCCATAGATGAGGTTACTCTGGCAATATCCAGATGTG GTGAAAATGCTTCAATTTGGGAACTTGCCGATTCAATCTATGCATCTCAAACGGACAAAGCAACAGCTGATTATCATCCAACGTATGGATCATCTTCTACTTGTGAACaatggggagaggaagag AGATCATGTGACAGCATGGATAGTGGTCTTTCAAGATCCTGGGGAAAGCGGAAAGGGTTTGATAACAGTACAAGAAATAAGGACAGTACAATTCACAGAAGTGCCTCATATATGAAGAGGCAGAGAGTCTGCTATGCAAGGAAGAGCTTTAATGATGATGAAGAGACAGTGCCTTCAAATTTCTGGGTCCCAGCTAAAACCATGGTTGGTTTTGGTCTTCCTAACAATCCCATCATAATGTCTAGGAAGCTCCCTGATGCAGCTATAGGGCCTCCATACTTTTATTATGAGAATGTGGCTTTAACACCTAAGGGAGTGTGGGAAACGATATCTAGGTTTTTATATGATATCAAACCGGAGTTTGTTGACTCCAAACATTTTTCTGCTGCTGCTAGGAAGAGGGGTTATATCCATAACCTTCCAATTGACAACAGATTTCAGCTCCAGCCTATTCCACCGTTAACTATACAAGAGGCTTTGCCTTACACAAAGAAGTGGTGGCCTTCATGGGATCCAAGACAAAAGCTGAACTGCATCCAAACATGCACCGCAAGTGCAAAACTCACTGAGAGGTTGCGAAATATTCTTGCTGCATCAGATGGGCCACCTTCTTATTTTGATCAACAAAAGGTACTTGAGCAGTGCAGGAAGTGGAATCTTGTGTGGGTTGGCCTGCATAAGTTGGCCCCACTTGAGCCTGATGAGATAGAGCCACTGCTGGGTTTCCCCAAGTATCATACAAGAGGTGGTGGTGTCAGCAGGACTGAGAGATTGAAGGCCCTTGGAAACTCATTTCAAGTGGATACAGTAGCCTACCATCTATCTGTCTTGAAGAGAATGTTCCCCAATGGTCTCAATGTCCTTTCACTCTTCTCTGGGATAGGGGGAGCTGAAGTTGCTTTGCATAGGCTTGGAATTCAGCTGAAAAATGTAGTCTCCATTGAAAAGTCTGAAATTAGTAGAAATATCCTGAAAAATTGGTGGTATGAAACTGGTCAGAAGGGCAAGCTGGTGGAGATTGCAGATATAGAGCAGTTGACAAATGATAAACTGGCAACCATGATGAGGACGCTTGGTGGGTTTGATCTAATCGTAGGAGGAAGCCCATGCAACAATCTCACTGGAAGTAACAGAGTCAGCAGACATGGGCTTGAGGGAACGCATTCTGCACTTTTTTTTGACTACTTCCGGATTTTGGATGCAGTGCTATGCATAATGTCTAAGAAAAAATAG
- the LOC116247249 gene encoding ATP-dependent RNA helicase-like protein DB10: MATTSTGPRYAPEDPTLPKPWRGLVDGNTGYLYFWNPETNVTQYERPVTLAPPPPPPGPPPPSTPKLASVSVSSSVHLQHSENPAHGKHGGSHGQQVEDPSSNYGQRHGSGHSTGMRSSDGHHHHYDGNGDVGRGLQPKLAPIPSARAQQVARNDSGNLQNGPIPPVNGSHGQSYSSNQPFRSSGRAHGSDPGNAVPADVYRRQHEITILGDNIPPPLTTFESTGFPSEILREVHNAGFTSPTPIQAQTWPVALQNRDIVAIAKTGSGKTLGYLIPGFIHLKQRHNNSRMGPTVLVLSPTRELATQIQEEAVKFGRSSRISCACLYGGAPKGPQLRDLDRGVDVVVATPGRLNDILEMKRVSLRQVSYLVLDEADRMLDMGFEPQIRKIVNEIPPRRQTLMYTATWPKEVRKIAADLLIHPVQVNIGNIDELVANKAITQYVEVVPPMEKQRRLEQILRSQEPGSKVIVFCSTKRMCDQLVRSIARHFNAAAIHGDKSQGERDYVLSQFRSGKSPVLVATDVAARGLDIKDIRVVINYDFPTGVEDYVHRIGRTGRAGATGLSYTFFSDQDAKYAGELVKVLEGANQKVPQELRNIALRSVGLPKGRNRWDYGSGRAGGGGARGHGSRNDAYGGRGGRGLSSSGRSERAHGRDDGHGRGYDRGHQDSWRGGGSDRDRVRGRSYSRSRSRSRSRSRSNPNRGKGWDWGFSYGDSPRRSRSKGRSRSRSRSFSRSRSRSGDRCGNRGSSPAARRELDSPPAHLSISSPPRSRSPYHEEDVWKPSPSRADNDVGKQSPNMVNDDSAGANGHTYSDYEEGMIEEAGELARSPRDVAVEDAAIRD; this comes from the exons ATGGCTACCACTTCGACTGGTCCACGATATGCTCCTGAAGATCCAACTCTTCCAAAACCATGGAGAGGTTTGGTCGATGGGAACACTGGTTACCTGTATTTCTGGAACCCTGAAACAAATGTCACTCAGTATGAACGACCAGTTACCCTagcccctcctcctcctccccctggACCTCCTCCTCCATCCACTCCAAAGCTAGCATCTGTATCTGTCAGCTCATCTGTTCACCTTCAGCATTCCGAAAATCCAGCTCATGGAAAACATGGTGGATCCCATGGGCAACAGGTTGAAGATCCTTCTTCCAATTATGGGCAGCGGCATGGAAGTGGACATTCTACTGGGATGAGATCAAGTGACGGTCACCACCACCATTATGATGGTAATGGCGATGTGGGACGTGGCCTGCAACCTAAGCTTGCTCCAATTCCTTCAGCAAGGGCACAACAG GTTGCAAGAAATGACAGTGGCAACCTGCAAAATGGTCCAATACCTCCTGTGAATGGTTCTCATGGTCAGTCATATTCAAGCAACCAGCCTTTTCGATCATCTGGAAGAGCACATGGTTCAGATCCTGGAAATGCAGTGCCTGCAGATGTATATAGGAGACAACATGAAATCACAATACTG GGTGATAACATTCCTCCACCGCTCACAACATTCGAGTCTACCGGTTTTCCATCAGAGATTCTCAGAGAG GTGCACAATGCTGGCTTTACATCTCCCACACCAATTCAGGCACAGACTTGGCCAGTTGCTTTACAGAATCGTGATATTGTTGCCATTGCGAAGACAGGGTCTGGGAAGACCCTGGGTTACCTTATCCCAGGATTTATTCATCTTAAAcaacgacacaacaattcacgTATGGGCCCAACTGTCCTGGTCCTGTCACCAACAAGAGAACTTGCAACGCAGATACAAGAAGAAGCGGTGAAGTTTGGGAGGTCATCTAGGATTTCTTGTGCG TGTTTGTACGGTGGAGCCCCTAAGGGCCCTCAGTTGAGGGATCTTGACCGTGGAGTAGATGTTGTAGTTGCAACTCCAGGCCGTCTAAATGACATTCTGGAGATGAAGCGCGTCAGCCTCCGTCAAGTTTCATATTTGGTGCTTGATGAGGCGGATCGGATGCTTGACATGGGTTTTGAACCTCAGATCAGGAAAATTGTGAACGAGATTCCTCCACGCAGACAAACTCTCATGTATACAGCAACTTGGCCAAAAGAAGTTCGAAAGATTGCTGCTGATCTACTTATCCACCCTGTTCAGGTCAATATAGGGAACATTGACGAGCTTGTTGCAAACAAAGCTATTACTCAG TATGTCGAAGTTGTTCCGCCCATGGAGAAACAGAGGCGGTTGGAGCAGATACTACGTTCTCAGGAACCTGGATCAAAAGTGATCGTCTTTTGCTCTACAAAAAGGATGTGTGATCAGTTGGTACGGTCCATCGCCCGCCATTTTAATGCTGCTGCTATTCATGGGGACAAGTCTCAGGGAGAAAGAGACTATGTTCTAAGTCAGTTCCGATCTGGAAAATCTCCTGTTCTGGTGGCCACAGATGTTGCAGCACGAGGACTTGACATAAAAGACATCAG GGTGGTGATTAACTATGACTTTCCTACTGGTGTCGAAGATTATGTCCATCGCATTGGGAGGACGGGAAGGGCAGGTGCAACTGGTCTCTCTTACACGTTTTTTTCTGATCAGGATGCAAAATATGCTGGTGAACTGGTGAAGGTTTTGGAAGGTGCAAACCAGAAGGTTCCACAAGAACTGCGTAACATAGCTTTACGCAGTGTTGGCCTTCCAAAAGGTCGTAATAGATGGGATTATGGCAGTGGTCgggctggtggtggtggtgcccGTGGGCATGGTTCCAGAAATGATGCCTATGGAGGTCGTGGTGGTCGTGGACTATCGTCTTCTGGAAGATCAGAAAGAGCCCATGGCAGGGATGATGGACATGGTCGCGGTTATGATCGTGGCCATCAAGACAGTTGGCGTGGTGGTGGTAGTGATAGGGACAGGGTGAGAGGCCGTAGTTATAGCCGGAGCAGGAGTAGGAGCAGGAGCCGTAGTCGCAGCAACCCAAACAGGGGTAAAGGATGGGACTGGGGCTTCAGTTATGGTGACAGCCCAAGGAGGAGCCGGAGCAAGGGCCGGAGTAGAAGTAGAAGCAGGAGCTTTAGCCGGAGCCGCAGCAGGAGCGGTGACAGGTGCGGCAATCGTGGAAGCTCCCCTGCGGCTAGAAGGGAGTTGGACAGCCCACCTGCGCACCTGTCAATTAGTTCACCACCGCGCAGCAGATCTCCCTACCATGAGGAGGATGTCTGGAAGCCGTCACCTTCTCGTGCTGATAATGACGTAGGGAAGCAGTCTCCAAATATGGTGAACGACGACTCCGCTGGTGCGAACGGCCACACATACTCCGACTATGAGGAGGGCATGATAGAAGAAGCCGGTGAGTTGGCCCGATCGCCGAGGGATGTGGCTGTGGAAGATGCTGCTATTAGGGATTGA